In one window of Pseudoalteromonas espejiana DSM 9414 DNA:
- the recA gene encoding recombinase RecA, translated as MNDNKQKALDAALSQIERQFGKGSIMKLGDNKALNIDAVSTGSLGIDIALGIGGLPMGRIVEVYGPESSGKTTLTLQVIAQAQKEGKTCAFVDAEHALDPVYAQKLGVNIDELLVSQPDTGEQALEICDMLVRSSAVDVVIVDSVAALTPKAEIEGDMGDSHMGLQARLMSQALRKLTGNIKRSNTLCIFINQIRMKIGVMFGNPETTTGGNALKFYASVRIDIRRIGSVKEGDEVVGNETRVKVVKNKVAPPFKQAEFIIMYGEGISKQGELIDLGVKHKIVEKAGAWYSYNGNKVGQGKSNSIKFLKENVEIADEIEGKLRDMLLLKATVEPEDGEDVLGDESDL; from the coding sequence ATGAACGATAATAAACAAAAAGCGTTAGACGCTGCACTATCACAAATTGAGCGTCAATTTGGTAAAGGCTCAATTATGAAGTTGGGCGATAACAAAGCCCTAAACATTGATGCTGTATCTACAGGCTCACTTGGGATCGACATTGCCTTAGGCATAGGCGGTTTACCTATGGGTCGTATTGTTGAAGTGTATGGTCCTGAGTCATCAGGTAAAACAACGCTTACTTTGCAAGTTATCGCGCAAGCTCAAAAAGAAGGTAAAACATGTGCCTTTGTTGATGCTGAGCATGCTCTAGATCCTGTATACGCACAAAAACTAGGCGTAAATATTGATGAGCTTTTAGTATCTCAGCCAGATACAGGTGAACAAGCGCTAGAAATTTGTGACATGTTAGTACGTTCAAGCGCGGTTGACGTAGTTATTGTCGATTCAGTAGCAGCATTAACACCAAAAGCTGAAATTGAAGGCGACATGGGCGACTCGCACATGGGCTTACAAGCACGTTTAATGTCGCAAGCATTACGTAAGCTTACCGGTAACATTAAGCGCTCTAACACGTTATGTATTTTCATTAACCAAATTCGTATGAAAATTGGTGTAATGTTTGGTAACCCTGAAACCACAACTGGTGGTAATGCACTTAAATTTTACGCGTCAGTTCGTATTGATATTCGCCGCATTGGCTCTGTAAAAGAGGGCGATGAGGTTGTAGGTAACGAAACCCGCGTTAAAGTGGTTAAAAACAAGGTTGCACCTCCGTTTAAACAAGCTGAATTTATCATCATGTATGGTGAAGGTATTTCTAAGCAAGGTGAGTTAATTGATTTAGGTGTTAAGCACAAAATTGTTGAAAAAGCAGGTGCTTGGTACAGTTACAACGGCAACAAAGTAGGCCAAGGTAAATCAAACTCAATTAAGTTTTTGAAAGAAAATGTAGAAATTGCAGATGAAATTGAAGGCAAGTTACGTGATATGTTGCTACTAAAAGCAACCGTTGAGCCAGAAGATGGTGAAGACGTATTAGGTGATGAATCTGACCTTTAA
- a CDS encoding CinA family protein → MELHQEIKTLAAQLGVILTDKRLWITTAESCTGGGVSYALTDTPGSSAYLGRAFVTYSNEAKHELLNVANTTLEQYGAVSEQTVKEMAFGAKSVANADVAIAISGIAGPGGATAGKPVGFVWFCLQIADKQFTFEQIFSGDRAQVRAQAIEFALKKTIEQIKL, encoded by the coding sequence ATGGAATTACATCAAGAGATTAAAACACTTGCTGCGCAATTGGGCGTTATTTTAACGGATAAACGCTTATGGATCACTACCGCTGAGTCATGTACTGGTGGCGGAGTGAGTTATGCGCTTACAGATACCCCTGGAAGCTCAGCTTATTTAGGCCGCGCTTTTGTGACATACAGCAACGAAGCAAAGCATGAACTGCTAAATGTAGCTAATACTACGCTTGAACAATATGGTGCGGTGAGTGAGCAAACTGTAAAAGAGATGGCATTTGGTGCAAAAAGTGTGGCTAACGCCGATGTGGCTATTGCTATTTCTGGTATTGCAGGGCCGGGCGGCGCTACAGCTGGCAAACCTGTGGGGTTTGTATGGTTTTGCCTGCAAATTGCCGACAAACAATTTACATTTGAGCAAATATTTAGTGGTGACAGAGCGCAGGTTAGGGCTCAAGCTATTGAATTTGCATTGAAAAAAACAATAGAGCAGATAAAGTTATAA
- the mutS gene encoding DNA mismatch repair protein MutS translates to MSFDLYAPHTIKQQTPMMQQYLKIKSEHRDILLFYRMGDFYELFFDDAKRAAQLLDISQTHRGKAGGDPIPMAGVPYHAVENYLARLVQMGESVAICEQVGDPATSKGPVERKVVRIVTPGTISDEALLQERQDNLLTSVWQNKKGLYGIAYLDINSGRFNVVEVNTDEAFSSTLQRLAPAELLYCESFENTHLIEHIKGARRRPEWEFDLDTAQHLLCDQFGTKDLVGFGVDKAHAALVAAGCLMQYVKDTQRIALPHIRAITLEHNEHAVILDAATRKNLELTVNLSGGFENTLAQVLDKTATAMGSRLLKRRIHTPVRNKDELNSRLNAISAILDAQLYGELHDSLKEIGDIERVIARLALCTARPRDLTRLRSALQALAPLHALLNDANDERIASIVRHSPELPELQALLERAVIDNPPVLIRDGGVIASGYNSELDEWRNLSKGATDILDQLELRERERTGISTLKIGYNKVHGFFIEVSRANAHLVPADYIRRQTLKNNERYIIPELKEHEDKVLGSQSKALALEKQLYEELFEFIAPHIEQLQMMASVLADLDVLNNLAERAQTLNYAKPELCDNDNISIKQGRHPVVEQVMKEPFIANPVELNSQRKMLIITGPNMGGKSTYMRQTALIVLMAHIGCYVPADSAHIGNIDRIFTRIGASDDLASGRSTFMVEMTETATILNNATAQSLVLMDEIGRGTSTYDGLSLAYATADHLAQKISAKTLFATHYFELTELAEQKTGLVNVHLDAIEHNDTIAFMHTVLDGAASKSFGLQVAALAGVPKAVITQAKQKLKLLENHQSVTAPNTEQQAFSFNSELPAAEPSEVEEQLSAIDPDNLSPRQAHDLLYKLKALL, encoded by the coding sequence ATGTCGTTTGATCTTTATGCACCGCACACTATAAAACAACAAACCCCTATGATGCAGCAGTATCTAAAAATAAAATCAGAGCATCGCGATATTTTATTGTTTTATCGTATGGGGGATTTTTATGAACTCTTTTTTGACGACGCTAAACGCGCAGCTCAATTACTCGATATTTCACAAACTCATCGTGGCAAAGCTGGTGGCGACCCAATCCCTATGGCGGGCGTACCTTATCACGCGGTAGAAAACTATTTAGCGCGCTTAGTACAAATGGGCGAATCAGTTGCCATTTGTGAACAAGTTGGCGACCCCGCTACCAGTAAAGGTCCGGTTGAGCGCAAAGTAGTGCGTATTGTAACACCAGGTACTATTTCAGATGAGGCGCTTTTACAAGAGCGACAAGACAACCTACTTACCAGCGTGTGGCAAAATAAAAAAGGCCTGTATGGGATTGCCTACCTTGATATAAACTCGGGGCGATTTAATGTTGTAGAGGTTAACACCGACGAAGCATTTAGCTCAACCTTACAGCGCTTAGCACCCGCTGAGCTGTTATATTGTGAAAGCTTTGAAAATACACATTTAATTGAGCACATAAAAGGTGCTCGTCGCCGTCCTGAATGGGAATTCGACCTAGACACCGCACAACACCTATTATGCGATCAATTTGGTACTAAAGACTTAGTGGGTTTTGGGGTAGATAAAGCACATGCAGCCCTTGTAGCCGCAGGCTGTTTAATGCAATACGTAAAAGACACCCAACGTATAGCGCTACCGCATATCCGTGCCATTACCCTTGAGCATAACGAACATGCCGTTATACTCGATGCGGCAACGCGTAAAAACTTAGAACTGACTGTTAATCTGTCTGGCGGGTTTGAAAACACACTTGCCCAAGTACTTGATAAAACCGCCACGGCTATGGGCTCGCGTTTATTAAAGCGCCGTATTCATACGCCCGTTCGTAATAAAGATGAGCTTAACTCTCGTCTAAATGCAATAAGCGCAATTTTAGATGCTCAGCTATACGGCGAGTTACACGACTCATTAAAAGAAATTGGTGATATAGAGCGTGTAATAGCACGCCTTGCTTTATGCACTGCACGCCCACGAGATTTAACACGCCTGCGCAGTGCCCTACAAGCACTCGCCCCGCTGCACGCATTATTAAACGATGCTAATGATGAACGTATCGCCAGCATTGTTCGCCATTCACCTGAACTACCAGAACTACAAGCTTTACTTGAGCGCGCAGTGATTGATAATCCACCAGTGCTAATACGTGACGGGGGCGTAATTGCATCAGGTTATAACAGCGAGCTCGATGAATGGCGTAATTTAAGTAAAGGCGCAACCGACATACTCGATCAGCTTGAGCTTCGCGAACGTGAACGCACCGGTATTAGTACCTTAAAAATTGGTTATAACAAAGTGCATGGCTTTTTTATCGAAGTTAGCCGAGCAAACGCCCACTTAGTACCTGCCGATTATATTCGTCGTCAAACACTTAAAAATAACGAACGCTATATTATTCCAGAGCTAAAAGAGCACGAAGACAAAGTACTTGGTAGCCAATCAAAAGCGCTTGCGCTTGAAAAACAGCTATATGAAGAGCTATTTGAATTTATAGCTCCGCACATTGAGCAATTACAAATGATGGCTAGCGTATTGGCCGATTTAGATGTACTCAATAACTTAGCCGAACGTGCTCAAACACTTAATTACGCTAAACCAGAGTTATGCGATAACGACAATATTAGCATTAAACAAGGTCGTCATCCGGTTGTTGAACAGGTAATGAAAGAACCTTTCATTGCAAACCCCGTAGAACTTAATAGCCAACGTAAAATGCTGATTATTACAGGGCCAAATATGGGTGGTAAATCAACCTATATGCGCCAAACTGCTCTAATTGTATTAATGGCACACATTGGTTGTTACGTACCCGCCGACAGCGCGCACATAGGAAATATTGACCGTATATTTACGCGTATTGGGGCAAGTGATGATTTAGCATCTGGCCGCTCAACTTTTATGGTAGAGATGACCGAAACTGCGACTATATTAAATAACGCAACAGCTCAGTCGCTTGTGTTAATGGACGAAATTGGCAGAGGAACAAGTACCTACGATGGCTTGTCGCTTGCTTATGCAACAGCCGATCATTTGGCTCAAAAAATATCGGCTAAAACATTATTTGCTACGCACTACTTTGAGCTTACTGAACTTGCAGAGCAAAAAACGGGGCTGGTTAATGTGCACCTTGATGCCATAGAGCATAACGATACCATTGCATTTATGCATACCGTGCTTGATGGCGCAGCAAGTAAAAGCTTTGGTTTGCAAGTAGCCGCCCTTGCAGGTGTGCCTAAAGCGGTGATTACCCAAGCAAAACAAAAGCTTAAATTACTCGAAAATCACCAAAGCGTTACTGCCCCAAATACTGAGCAACAGGCATTTTCATTTAATAGTGAATTACCTGCGGCTGAGCCCTCTGAGGTTGAAGAGCAGCTAAGCGCAATAGACCCAGATAACCTCTCACCGCGCCAAGCGCACGATTTACTTTATAAATTAAAAGCACTGCTTTAA